From the Solea solea chromosome 7, fSolSol10.1, whole genome shotgun sequence genome, the window gcgatatatttatcagtttttttttatccttttccCATCCCTGATATAAAATCTaaccagaatttaaaaaaagatgttttagGCCCATCAAATAGCTCTCAGCACAGCAAAAGCATGATCACCTTTAGTGCCAAATCTAGATTTTGGAGCATGGCACAGTGAATCTCAGAGATGAGCAGATTATAAAAGGAGTTGCTCTGGAGTTTACCTGCTCTTCCTTTGTGATCTGGGTGAGGTTCATTTGAGACTGTAAATGTCGCTTGTCTCTGTGACGAGAAGGTGATCTGTGCGGCGTTGTCCTCTCGCCTCAGGCCCAATTTCAGCTGAGGTTGTCTCCAGAATTAGTAAATAAATCCGACATGAACGCGGAGACATTTGATGTCTGCTCAAAAAGATCAGTGTGTGTTGGTGGGAGTGTTTTCCAAAATCATTTTCAATGATCCCAGTATTTGTGGTTCCAACACAAATTGCATACACTGCAGGTATGTGAGGTGTATTTAtctaatattattaaatatgattttgtctttctttcccctGCTATTtagttaaaatgtgattttaaaaaaagaaaacaagtgaacACAAGCTGAAGTTTCCAGTCAGTTTTATTACTGTACATATGGTAAAGTATAACAGACAAAAGTAAACGATCGTGAACTCTGTTTCCACACACAAAACTAATATAACAAACGTTCCCATACCATCAAGTATTCTTTAAGTCATTAAAACAGCAACAAGAGATCAGCAGATGGTGTAAGAAAAGGTACTGTACATTTATAACAACAATACCAAGCCTATACAGTAAGACTCAGAAGTGATGTGGAAAAACTCCAAAAGTCTAAACGGTACTgtaataacaaacacacagaaatgacaaaagtgCTATTGTCCTCAcaatttctcttctttctttctttcttttttttgaaaaaatactTCACAGGGTTTTCAAAACCTCTGTTCAAGTTCATTCTAAGCCCTCGTTCATttgcaataaaaacatgcaCGTAGCATCTCCGTTTACCTCGATCTCACACAGGATGTGACAACCAGCAAGACTTTATGGGAACTTCAAGTGTCGTAGCTAATTctgacaaacagacacttgcAACAGCAGCCTGAGAAAAGCAAGTAGATCAAATGTGATGTTCACAGTGTATCTTTCTGTCTGGGAATGTGAAGATGCACCATTTCCAGACAGGCCGATGACGCAAGTGAAGCAGCATTGAAAATATCTGTGTATATATGATTATAATTtctatacaaaaaaaaaacaaaacctctttTCATCAGAAGCTATCAAATTATCAGAATTTTCTCAGATCAGTTGTACAAAGGATCCAAAAGTCtctcttcaacacacacacacacagagacatcacTACTTCTTCGCGTCCTTGCCGTCGCCATCCTCGCGCCTCTCGCGGCACTCTctgcactcctcctcctcgtcctctcccTCCACCTCGTGGATGATCTCCACCTCCAGGCGGCCAATGTACAGAGATACTGCGCAGAGCCAGAAGAGGGCGACGCTGGCCACCACGGCGCCATGGAGCAACAACGCCGGCACAGACATCAGCATGATCCTCCGCAAGGCAAAGAGGCTGCTGATGTACGAGGCACTGCCGAACGACACACACGCGCCTCCCAGGAGGAAGAAGGCTGAGGAAacaaagaggacagagagagagatccaaTTAGTTTTCCACCAGCGTTTATTTATGTGGGTGTAATTAAAAGATAGAGAGCAAAAATTAGgaaatataaatgtttatgAAAGCACTGTGCACAAGTCTAAcatcattagatttgttgttttagaaaTGCTATATGATAaattaaagtgttgttttttctctccacataATATCCAGCGCAATAACTACTCATTATAAGTGATCTAATTAAGAATTTAACACTCCAAACTGGCATTTCAGCCTGATATGACATGTGTTAGAACTAGGCATTAGGGTTATCATTTCCTTTTTAACTCCTTAGAGCAACCAGAGACTGTCCTATTGACGTTACTCAATAGGACaaattctttaaataaaaaaaagtaaatcaaaaCTTATGTCTTGCGAACTTTTCAGACCAAAATAGTGACTAATTCGATGCTCTAGTTTTAAGAAATTTTATTTAACTTAACCAGCActcacagatttattttatgttgcacATCCACAGGTCCTCAGGAGTGTAGATGCAGGCAAACGGACTTGAGTTTTCTTGCAAAGCGTCACCTCTCAAACTTTTCACTGAGAGATACCTATACTACTGAGGACGACCTGgttgactgagaaccttcacggACACGTGCACTGAGCTCACTGAGCTCGCTTCACACGctactgtgtgttactgtaacCAGCAGTTATGATCTACAACATGAAACAGAGTGGAGTGTGAGTGAAGTCTGTACCATACGCGGCTTCTCGCCCAACTTCACTCTGGACAAAAGCTATGACTCCGACCCCAGTTGCCAGCAGGCCGTTCCTGAACCACGAGAGGAATCCTGCAAAACATTCAAAGCCAGAAATGAACAGCCGACACAGTAAAGCTTCAAATGTTGGACATCTGTGCAGAGAACCAAAATGAATCACAGTATACGAGCGTTTAACAGTCACTGTCATCACAGCACAACACtaacataaatataataacaaGACAATTCTGATCAGAGTGTGTTTGACTTTGTCTAGCCACGAAATCATGGAGAATTACTAAAAgttgaaaatgttacacattctTAAGAATTAACTTCTTTTAAAACAGTACAAATATTTTAAGGAGTTACctatttttattgttgatgCTTCTTGGTATAGATAGGAACATGACTACATAATGTTagacaataaaaaatacaaacaagtcTTAAAAAGACAAACGTTCTTTCATGATTGGTGAACAAATaggtgatagatagatagatagatagatagatagatagatagatagatagatagatagatagatagatagatagatgttcaCGTTACCTGTTTCATGTGACTTTCTCA encodes:
- the tmem160 gene encoding transmembrane protein 160 yields the protein MAFLTLFMRRQLPQSASYFARIVGLVRPPCAKAPVRRLHGTARLRQGEKGPWGKSRVPEPQQQHHHHQFTDLDKADALMLRKSHETGFLSWFRNGLLATGVGVIAFVQSEVGREAAYAFFLLGGACVSFGSASYISSLFALRRIMLMSVPALLLHGAVVASVALFWLCAVSLYIGRLEVEIIHEVEGEDEEEECRECRERREDGDGKDAKK